The proteins below come from a single Longimicrobium sp. genomic window:
- a CDS encoding DUF6929 family protein: MTIVRGYQDPALRARVVRSIPLLYADGADPALDRPAHVRAGSGIAWIGGVLAVVQDDSNFIALVDPESCGVRSLTLPAGEGGVRLFGPDRGNKQFKLDLEACVTLPDGAGEMLVAFGSGSAPNRERIVMVRGIPQAPSVEVCDASAFYALLRGAHEFSGSEMNVEGAAWRYDRLLLFNRGNGAAVDGRDPVDATCEVDWERLRAHLLDGNAPPPAPEHITRYELGDIDGWRLTFTDASVVGDALLFAATAEASPNTYDDGPVAGSALGIIDGSRARWTVIEDAVGGRFDGKVEGIAPGSRPGTVLVVIDRDDPNLPSELCEVELAGPWASD; encoded by the coding sequence CCGATCCCGCGCTCGACCGGCCCGCTCACGTGCGCGCGGGGTCAGGCATCGCGTGGATCGGCGGCGTGCTCGCGGTCGTGCAGGACGATTCCAACTTCATCGCCCTCGTCGATCCCGAATCCTGTGGCGTCCGCTCGCTCACTCTGCCGGCGGGGGAGGGCGGCGTGCGCCTGTTCGGGCCCGATCGCGGAAACAAGCAGTTCAAGCTCGATCTGGAGGCGTGCGTCACCCTGCCCGACGGCGCCGGCGAGATGCTGGTCGCGTTCGGGTCGGGCAGCGCGCCCAACCGCGAGCGGATCGTGATGGTGCGCGGCATCCCCCAGGCGCCATCGGTGGAGGTGTGCGACGCCTCCGCGTTCTATGCGCTGCTGCGGGGCGCGCACGAGTTCTCGGGGAGTGAAATGAATGTGGAGGGCGCGGCCTGGCGCTACGATCGCCTGCTCCTCTTCAACCGCGGGAACGGCGCGGCGGTGGATGGCCGCGACCCTGTGGATGCCACATGTGAGGTCGATTGGGAACGCCTGCGTGCGCACCTGCTGGACGGGAACGCGCCGCCGCCGGCGCCGGAGCACATCACGCGCTATGAACTGGGCGATATCGATGGATGGCGGCTCACGTTCACGGATGCGTCCGTGGTCGGCGACGCGCTCCTCTTTGCCGCCACGGCCGAGGCGTCCCCCAACACCTACGACGACGGTCCGGTGGCGGGCTCGGCGCTGGGCATCATCGACGGGTCGCGTGCGCGATGGACGGTGATCGAGGACGCGGTCGGAGGACGCTTCGACGGCAAGGTCGAGGGCATCGCCCCGGGTTCGCGGCCGGGCACCGTGCTGGTCGTCATCGACCGCGACGACCCGAATCTGCCCTCCGAATTGTGCGAGGTGGAGCTGGCCGGACCATGGGCCTCCGACTGA